One genomic window of Pecten maximus chromosome 3, xPecMax1.1, whole genome shotgun sequence includes the following:
- the LOC117324127 gene encoding transcription initiation factor IIA subunit 1-like isoform X1 codes for MDYDSDHYQAFYEYHNWHDDYHQLPGSVYRSVVDDVISNVREAFLDEGVDEQVLQELKQLWESKLTQTRALDAAPEPQEPVSLPATIQYAQFTPQQAAIAQPAVRPAGMAQTVPVPVQIAAGSQGQEISASAAAAAMALPTGLFHQQLQSLAAQGLTLHPTGNGQFIIQAINQGQAGQMTTLAAAQQVGGQPITTIPTVVQTSQQQNPQNILQLDGANDTSSSEEDDFENDEDEEENEDENKDEENDEPGEEEEPLNSEDDVSDEDPIELFDTENVVVCQYDKINRNKNKWKFHLKDGIMNLNGKDYVFQKATGDAEW; via the exons ATGGATTACGACTCTGATCACTATCAAGCGTTTTATGAATATCATAATTGGCATGATGATTACCATCAGTTACCG GgtagtgtatatagatctgtagtAGATGATGTAATATCCAATGTACGGGAGGCATTCCTTGATGAAGGAGTAGATGAACAAGTTCTGCAGGAGCTCAAACAG CTTTGGGAAAGCAAGCTCACGCAGACTCGTGCTCTGGATGCGGCACCGGAGCCACAGGAGCCGGTCTCTTTACCAGCCACCATCCAGTATGCCCAGTTCACACCCCAACAAGCAGCTATTGCTCAGCCTGCAG TGAGACCAGCTGGGATGGCTCAGACAGTGCCTGTACCTGTGCAAATAGCTGCTGGCAGTCAAGGACAGGAGATT AGTGCATCAGCTGCTGCAGCGGCCATGGCCTTGCCTACAGGTCTGTTCCACCAACAGTTGCAGTCATTGGCTGCTCAGGGTCTCACTCTCCATCCCACAG GTAATGGCCAGTTTATAATCCAGGCCATCAACCAAGGACAAGCTGGTCAGATGACAACCCTTGCAGCAGCCCAACAGGTGGGGGGTCAACCTATCACAACTATTCCcactgtagtacagacatctcaacagCAG AATCCTCAAAACATACTACAACTTGATGGTGCCAATGATACAAGCTCCTCGGAAGAAGATGATTTTGAGAACGATGAAGACGAAGAAGAAAATGAAGATGAAAATAAAGATGAAGAGAATGATGAACCTGGAGAGGAAGAG GAGCCACTAAATTCAGAAGATGATGTCAGTGACGAGGATCCTATAGAACTTTTTGATACAGAAAACGTTGTGGTGTGTCAGTATGACAAG AtcaacagaaacaaaaacaaatggaAATTTCACCTCAAAGATGGTATTATGAATCTCAATGGTAAAGACTATGTGTTCCAAAAAGCCACAGGTGATGCTGAATGGTGA
- the LOC117324127 gene encoding transcription initiation factor IIA subunit 1-like isoform X2: MATPNPVGSVYRSVVDDVISNVREAFLDEGVDEQVLQELKQLWESKLTQTRALDAAPEPQEPVSLPATIQYAQFTPQQAAIAQPAVRPAGMAQTVPVPVQIAAGSQGQEISASAAAAAMALPTGLFHQQLQSLAAQGLTLHPTGNGQFIIQAINQGQAGQMTTLAAAQQVGGQPITTIPTVVQTSQQQNPQNILQLDGANDTSSSEEDDFENDEDEEENEDENKDEENDEPGEEEEPLNSEDDVSDEDPIELFDTENVVVCQYDKINRNKNKWKFHLKDGIMNLNGKDYVFQKATGDAEW; the protein is encoded by the exons ATGGCGACTCCAAACCCAGTG GgtagtgtatatagatctgtagtAGATGATGTAATATCCAATGTACGGGAGGCATTCCTTGATGAAGGAGTAGATGAACAAGTTCTGCAGGAGCTCAAACAG CTTTGGGAAAGCAAGCTCACGCAGACTCGTGCTCTGGATGCGGCACCGGAGCCACAGGAGCCGGTCTCTTTACCAGCCACCATCCAGTATGCCCAGTTCACACCCCAACAAGCAGCTATTGCTCAGCCTGCAG TGAGACCAGCTGGGATGGCTCAGACAGTGCCTGTACCTGTGCAAATAGCTGCTGGCAGTCAAGGACAGGAGATT AGTGCATCAGCTGCTGCAGCGGCCATGGCCTTGCCTACAGGTCTGTTCCACCAACAGTTGCAGTCATTGGCTGCTCAGGGTCTCACTCTCCATCCCACAG GTAATGGCCAGTTTATAATCCAGGCCATCAACCAAGGACAAGCTGGTCAGATGACAACCCTTGCAGCAGCCCAACAGGTGGGGGGTCAACCTATCACAACTATTCCcactgtagtacagacatctcaacagCAG AATCCTCAAAACATACTACAACTTGATGGTGCCAATGATACAAGCTCCTCGGAAGAAGATGATTTTGAGAACGATGAAGACGAAGAAGAAAATGAAGATGAAAATAAAGATGAAGAGAATGATGAACCTGGAGAGGAAGAG GAGCCACTAAATTCAGAAGATGATGTCAGTGACGAGGATCCTATAGAACTTTTTGATACAGAAAACGTTGTGGTGTGTCAGTATGACAAG AtcaacagaaacaaaaacaaatggaAATTTCACCTCAAAGATGGTATTATGAATCTCAATGGTAAAGACTATGTGTTCCAAAAAGCCACAGGTGATGCTGAATGGTGA
- the LOC117322745 gene encoding uncharacterized protein LOC117322745, whose protein sequence is MDDTLNSNVKDRLSPDKKQTKADISQLAGFLKVYVKADSERSVGVIEGNDTEDDFDYSLDLMGEHSLDAGDNKKEPSTFEAGQSTYRTRTPVKQTNTDVSRNTIPCVSVSQEDTNLSHYFTPEIDFALGTTPDNGEYDIFMNSRRGYTYINSSRHRGIKRRITYDEDQQDPLPCKRLRTC, encoded by the exons ATGGACGACACTTTG aaTTCAAATGTTAAGGACCGCCTGTCACCAGACAAAAAACAGACAAAGGCTGACATATCTCAGCTTGCTGGATTTTTAAAGGTATA TGTAAAGGCTGACAGTGAGAGGTCGGTAGGGGTGATTGAAGGCAATGACACCGAGGATGATTTTGACTACAGCCTAGATCTTATG GGAGAGCACAGTCTCGATGCAGGTGATAACAAGAAGGAACCTTCAACCTTTGAGGCTGGTCAGTCAACTTATAGAACTAGGACACcagtaaaacaaacaaatactgaCGTATCTCGCAATACTATCCCATGTGTTTCAGTGTCACAAGAGGATACCAACTTGTCCCACTATTTCACTCCCGAGATCGACTTCGCGCTGGGTACGACACCAGACAATGGGGAGTATGATATTTTCATGAACAGTAGGCGTGGCTACACATATATCAACAGCAGCAGACACAGGGGTATCAAGAGAAGAATCACTTATGATGAGGACCAACAAGATCCCCTCCCTTGCAAAAGGCTGAGGACGTGTTGA